GGCGAAGGTGAAGCCGGCGGTGTCGAAGCCGCACTTGGGGCCGACGGTGCGGCAGTGCAGGCCCATCTGGTACCAGACGGACGGCATGCCGGGGCCGAGGTGCGGGTCGTTGGCGAGCAGCGGCTTGCCGGTGGTGGTGTGGCTGCCGGCGACGACCCAGGAGTTGGAGCCGATGCCCTGGCCCTGCGGGCCGAGCAGCTGCGGCACGGCGGCCATCCGGTCGGCGACGTTCTGGATCACGGCCTGGGTGGCGGCGCGGCTCTGGGTGGTGGTGCCGGTGACGGCGCCGGCCGCCCCGGTGGTGCCGGTCGCGGTGCTGCCGTCGGCGGGCCGGTAGCTGCCGTCGGCGGCGAGCTTGCCGGTCTTGACGATGGTGCCGTTCCGCTCGAAGGGGTAGCCCGGGTAGAGCTGGTCGATCTCGGTCTGCTGGAAGTTCTGGGCGAGCAGCGCGCGGTCGATCTCGTCCTGCCGGTTGCCGGAGAGGTTCCAGGCCATCGCTTTGAGCCAGGCGACGGAGTCGACCGGGGTCCACTCCTCCGGCCTGTAGTTGCTGTTCACGGCGCCGAGCAGGGCGTACTCGAGGGAGGCCCCGGCCCCGCCGGAGTGCTCGGCGATCCAGGCGTTCACGCCGTCCGCGTAGGCCTGCAGGTACTTCTTGGTGTCGGCGGACAGGACGGTGTCGTACTCCTGCTGCGCGACCTGGTGCCAGCCCATGGTGCGCAGGAAGGCGTCGGTCTCGACCTGGCCGGAACCGAACATCTCGGACAGCCTGCCGGAGGTGATGTGCCGTCGGACGTCCATCTCCCAGAACCGGTCCTGCGCCTGGACGAAGCCCTGGGCGCGGAAGAGGTCCTCGGAGGTGTCGGCGTAGAGCTGGGGCACGCCCTTGCCGTCGCGCTTCACGTCGACCGGCGCGCTCATCCCGGAGACCCGGACGGTGCCGGTCAGCTCGGGGAAGGAGGCGCGCACGGTGTGGACCGCCCAGTAGCCGCCCCCGCCCAGCCCGGCGATCAGCACCACGGCCAGCACGATCACGATCAGACGGGCGCGCCGGAACTTCTTCGAGCGGGGCATCTGGGTCCTTGACTGGGGGTGGTGGCCGTGACAGCTCACCACATTAGGTCGGCTCAGGTGGCGGACGTGCACCGGGGACGCCCACGGTTGGATCAGAGGGGACGATACCCCGGAGGGATGACCGGAAGGGAAGGCCGAGGGGCCTCGATCAAAGATCAAGTAAAATGTTAGACTGAGTAACGACTCATAAGCCCCTCCTGCCGCAGAGGTGCCCCTGCGTGACCGTCGACCACCTGAACGCGTTCCTGCTCGAGTTCTCCGTGATCCTCCTGGTCGCGGTGGTCGCCGTGCGCATCTCCACCCGCTCCGGGCTGCCCAGCCTCCTCATCTACCTCGGCATCGGCATCGCCCTCGGCCACAACGGCCTCGGCCTGGCCTTCGACAACGTCGCCCTGGCCCAGGTGCTCGGCTACGCGGCCCTGGTCGTGATCCTCGCCGAGGGCGGCCTGAAGACCAGCTGGCGGGCGATCCGCCCGGTCATGCCGGCCGCCACGGTACTGGCCACCGTCGGCGTCGCGGTCAGCGTGGTCGTCACCGCGGCGGGCGCGCACTGGCTGGTCGGCCTGGACTGGCGAACGTCGCTGCTGCTCGGCGCCATCGTCTCGTCCACCGACGCCGCCGCGGTCTTCTCCGTGCTGCGCACGGTGCCGCTGCCGCGCCGGCTCACCGGCCTGCTGGAGGCCGAGTCCGGCTTCAACGACGCCCCGGTGGTCATCCTGGTCGTCGCCTTCGCCACCACCGGCCCGCTCGATCCCTGGTACGTGCTGGTCGGCACCATCCTCGGCGAGCTCGCCGTCGGCGCGGCGGTCGGCTTCGCGGTCGGCCGGGTCGGCGCCTGGGCGGTCAAGCACGTCGCCCTGCCCTCCTCCGGCCTCTACCCGATCGCGGTGATGGCGCTGACGGTGCTGGCGTACGCGGGCGCCTCGCTGCTGCACGGCTCCGGCTTCCTCGCCGTCTACACCGCGGCGGTGATCCTCGGGAACTCCAAGCTGCCGCACGGCCCGGCCGTCCGCGGCTTCGCCGACGGCCTCGCGTGGATCGGCCAGATCGGCATGTTCGTGGTGCTCGGCCTGCTGGTCACCCCCAGCGAGATGGGCTCGGCGATCGTCCCGGCCCTGGTCAGCGGCGCGGTCCTGGTCTTCCTCGCCCGGCCCGCCTCGGTGCTGCTCTCGCTCACGCCCTTCCGGCTGCCGTGGCGGGAGCAGGCCCTGCTCAGCTGGGCCGGTCTGCGCGGCGCGGTGCCGATCGTGCTCGCCACCATCCCGATGGTGGCGGCCGCCCCGCGGGCCCAGGAGGTCTTCAACATCGTCTTCGTGCTGGTCGTGGTGTTCACCCTGCTGCAGGGGCCGACCCTGCCGCCGGTCGCCCGCGGTCTGCGGATCGGCGAGGGCGACCTGGGCCAGGACCTCGGCATCGAGTCCGCGCCGTTGGAGAAGCTGCACGGCCACCTGCTCTCCGTCTCGCTCTCCCCGGAATCGCGGATGTCCGGCGTCGAGGTGGGCGAGCTGCGACTGCCCAAGGGGGCCGCGGTCACCCTGGTCGTCCGGGAGGGCAGCAGCTTCGTACCGGAGCGGACCACGATCCTGCGGGCCGGCGACGAGCTGCTCGTCGTCACCACCGAGGAGGTCGGCGAGGCCGCCGAGCGCAGGCTCCGCGCGGTCGACCACGGCGGCAAGCTGGCGGGCTGGCTGCGCGGGCACTGAGGGCGGCGGGTGTGACCTGCCTTGCATCGGCAGCCCCATGGGGCACAACTGCCATATAATCGATTGATACGTAAGATCTACAGCTAGAAAAACACGCAACTTCTGCCTGATGCAGAGTTGGCGCGACCGCTCGGCGGCCGCGGTCCGCAGCACCCCTGCCTGAAGCCGGCGCACGTACCACCCCACAGCCGGCGGGACCCGGTATCTACCCCGGTCGACGCGCGAGAGGACGACTCTCGGCGCCGTCGGGGCCCACCCGTTCCCCGGCGCGCTACCAGGCAGCAGGAAGGACCGACCGTGACGGCCCGCCGAACGGTCGACGACACCCTGTCCGCCGGCACGCCCACGCCCGCCGGCCCCGACACCGCACCCGCCCGGGTGGGGTACGCGGCACTGCTGCGGACCCCCGGCGCCTGGACGTTCCTGGTCCCCGCCTTCGCCGCCCGGCTGCCCTACGCCATGCTGAGCCTGGGCATCGTGCTGCTCGTCCTGGACACCCACGGCTCGTACGGCACCGCCGGCGCGGTGGCCGCCGTCTCCGCCGTCGCCCAGGCCGTGATCGGCCCGCAGACCGGACGGCTCGCCGACCGCTACGGCCAGGCCGCGGTGCTACTGCCCAGCGTCGCCGTGCACGCCGTGTCGGTGGCCGCGCTGATCGGCCTGGCACTGGGCCACGCCCCGGCCTGGGCGCTCTTCGCGGCCGCCGCCCCCGCGGGCGCCTCGGTGCCGCAGATCGGCGCCATGGTCCGGGCTCGCTGGGTCTCCCGGCTGTCGGACTCCCCGGCCACGTTGAACACCGCGTTCGCCTTCGAGTCGGTCACCGACGAGTTCACCTTCGTGGTCGGCCCGGTGCTGGCCACCGCCATCGCCACCACGGTCACGCCGTCCGCCGCGCTGATCGCCGAGGCCGCGCTGACCGTCGCCGGCGGCCTCGCCTTCGCCGCGCAGCGCCGCACCGCGCCGGTCCGCCACCCGCGCACCGCCGACGGCCGCGGGCCGTCCGCACTGTCCTCCCCCGGCGTCCGACTGCTGGCCGGCGCCTTCCTCGGGGTGGGCACCGTCTTCGGCGCCATGCAGGTCTCGGTGACCGCCTTCGCCGAGTCGGTCGGCCGCGGCGGGGCCAGCGGCACCGTCTACGGCGTCTTCGCGGGCGGCTCGATGCTCGCCGGCGTGCTCTACGGCCTGATCGCCTGGCGCCGGTCGGCCCGCAGCCGGATGCTCGGCTGCTACGCCCTGCTGGTGCTCGGCTGCTCGACCCTGTGGGCGATGCCGAACCTGACGGCGCTCTCGGTGGCCGGCCTGTTCTGCGGCCTGGCCATCGCGCCCACCCTGATCACCGGCTACACCCTGGTCGAGACGCTCGTCGCGGACGGCGCCAAGACCGAGGCCTTCACCTGGCTGACCGGCGCCATCGGCCTCGGCCTCGCGGTCGGCTCCACCGCCGCCGGGCGGCTCATCGACACGCACGGCCCGTCCGCCGGGTTCCTGGTGCCGCTGGTCGGCGCGGGGCTCGGCCTGGTCGCGCTGATCGCCCTGCGCGGGCTGCTGGTCGCCCCGCGGCCCGCCGCGGAGGCCGTCGCCACGTCGGCCGACCGGCCGGGTGCGGACGGCACCGACACGGCCCGGCCCGTCACCGGGACGGCCCGGCCCGGCGCCGACGGCGTCGGTCCGCGGCAGCTCGTCGGTGCGGGGAGCGGGCGCTGAGGCCCGTGCCGCGGCGGCCCGGGTCCATCTCACACCCGGCATCGCTGGACTGTTCCAGCGGAATACCGCATCATTGACGATCGTTAGCACTCATCAGGCGAGAGTGCCAGGAGGAAGCAAGTGCCCACGTACCAGTACCAGTGCACCGAGTGCGGCAGCGGCCTGGAGGCGGTGCAGAAGTTCACCGACGAGGCGCTGACCACGTGCCCCGACTGCCAGGGAAAGCTCCGCAAGGTCTTCTCGGCCGTGGGCGTCGTGTTCAAGGGCTCGGGCTTCTACCGCACCGACAGCCGGTCCTCCTCCAGCAGCTCGGTGAGCTCGTCGAACTCGTCGTCGGGCTCGTCCACCGGCTCGTCGTCCTCGACGCCGGCCGCCGCGTCCACCGGCTCGACGGCGTCGGCACCGGCCGCCGGCTGAGTCCTCGCATCGCGGTCTGAGCATCGCGGTCTGAGCATCGCGGTCTGAGCACCGCGGTCTGAGCATCGCGGTCGTCGGATCGCAGTCCGGGCATCGTGCAGGGGCCCGGTGCCGCCCGCTCCGTTCTCGGCGCGGGCGGCACCGGGCCCTTTGCGCGTCCACGCCGGGGCTCTGTCCACGGGGCCGGGACGATCGGGCCGACATTCTCCGGTGATTTCCGGCATCGCGGGATGCCGCTTCCTTCGTCCGGGTGAAGCGGGTTTTCCACAGCCCGGGCTTTTCCACAGGAAGGCGGCGGGCAATTCCCGATGGGCCGTGGTCCGCGCATTCTGGTGCCCGCGGGCCCGGCCGGGTCCGCGGACCGCCGACCGGAGGCCGCCGACACCGTGACCACCCAGTTCGCTCCCCCGCCGCCGTGCTCCGTCCCGCCCCGCCGGAGCGTGCCCGACTTCCCGCCGATCCGCCGCGGCTCCGGTGGGCGCCACCGGCTGCAGCAGGCGGTGCGGCACCGCCCGGGGGTGCTCGCCGCGGGGCTCATCGCCGCCGCGACCGCACTGGCCGCAGGCCCGCTCCGGCCCGGTCCGCCGCCGGTGGCCGCGGCGTCCACGACGGCCACCGAGCCGGGGGCCGCGTCCCGTTGCACGGGCGCCGCGCCGCCCTTGCACTGATGCGCGACCCACGGTGATGCACATGAACCGGCGTGCCGAATTCCCGGACCGCCGATCCGCTCTGGTGTCGTTGCGGGATGAAGGGCTTCAAGGAATTCGCGCTCCGCGGAAACGTCATCGATCTCGCGGTCGCCGTGGTGATCGGTGCGGCCTTCACGAACGTCATCAATGCGTTCGTGAAAGGCGTCATCAACCCGATCGTCGGCCTGTTCGGCACCAAGGACCTGGCGTCCTACCGGTCCTGCCTCAAGGGCCCGTGCACGCTCGCCCCGAACGGGACGGTGTCCTCCGGGATCTACATCCACTGGGGCGAGGTGCTCAGCGCGGTCGTCCAGTTCCTGATCACGGCCGCGGTGGTCTCTTCGTCTTCATCCTGCCGATGCTGCACTTCATGGCGAAGCGCAAGACCGCACAGGAGGAGGTCCTGGAGACAGGAGGAGGTCCTGGAGGCGGAGGCCCAGGAGGTCGTCCTGCTCACCGAGATCCGCGACGCCCTGGTGCGCCGGGGCTGACCGCGCAGATGTCCTCGGGGCGGCGCCTAATCCCCGTGGTGCGGCGGCCGCTGGCTCAGGTACCAGTCGAGCCCACGCGCGGGGCTACCGCCGGGGCGCTCGCCCCAGCCCAGGTCGGTGTCGTCGCCGGTCTGCCGGTCCAGCGGATCGCCGAACACCAGCCGCGCTGCGGACGGCGCCTGCGGGGCCGGCTTCCCGTCCTGCCGCGCGTCGTTCTCGCCGGCCGGCTCTTCGCCCCGCCCGCCGGCCTGCTGCTCGTTCATCGTCCTGCCTCCAGCTCTCTCGCTCCCCAGCGTAGGGGCTTCCGGACGGCCGCCGGCCCCGGTCCGGGACACCGCCCGGACCGGGGCCGCAGTGGACCGCCGGGGCCCGTACCCGCCGATCGGTCAGGCGGCCTCGAAGCCCGCATGGTCGGCGATCTTCTTCAGCTCGGCCAGCGCGTGCTTCTCGATCTGGCGGATCCGCTCGCGGGTGAGCCCGTGCTGCTTGCCGACCTCGGTCAGCGTCCGCTCCCGGCCGTCCTCCATGCCGTACCGGGACCGGATGATCGACGCCGTCCGGTCGTCCAGCCGCCCGATCAGGTCGTCCAGCTCCTCGCGGCGGAGCATGACCATCACGGCGTCCTCCGGCGAGACCGCGCCGGTGTCCTCGACCAGGTCGCCGAACTGGGTCTCGCCCTCGTCGTCGACCGACATGTTCAGGCTCACCGGGTCGCGCGCCCAGTCGAGCACGTCCTTGATCCGCTCCTCCGTGGTGTCCAGCTCGGCCGCGATCTCGGCCGGGTCGGCCTCACGGCCGAGCTCCTTGGACTTCTCGCGCTGGACCCGGCGGATCCGCCCGAGCTCCTCCACCAGGTGCACGGGCAGCCGGATGGTGCGCGACTGGTCGGCGATCGACCGGGTGATCGCCTGCCGGATCCACCACGTCGCGTAGGTGGAGAACTTGAAGCCCTTGGCGTAGTCGAACTTCTCGACCGCCCGGACGAGGCCCGCGTTGCCCTCCTGGATGAGGTCCAGCAGGGGCAGGCCGCTGCGCGGGTAGCGGCGGGCCACCGCGACGACCAGCCGGAGGTTGGACCTGATGAAGACGTCCTTGGCCCGCTCCGCGTCCTCGGCTATCGCCTCCAGTTCCTCGCGCGTCACACCCTCGGGCAGCGCGCCATCGTCCAGCAGGTGCTGGGCGTACACACCGGCCTCGATGCGCAGGGAGAGTTGGACCTCTTCGGCGGCGTCGAGCAGCGGCGTCCTGGCGATCTCGTCGAGGTACATGCCGACGAGATCGCGGTCTGCCTCAAGGTTGGTCGGCCGGGCCGAGCGAGTCCGGGCGGCCCTGTCGCGAACGACGGCACGAGTGGCCATGCTTGCTCCCTTGCTGAAGTGCCGGGTCTGGCGGCGCGGCTCGCGCGGGGCTGCGCTGCTCATACAGATGCGGGCCTCCTGGAGGCTCACACGTAACGATCCAACGCGCAGAAATGGGACAACATTCCCAACTCATTCAGATTTTCGCGCCTCATGCAGTATCCTGCCGGATTTCACCCCGACGGTCGGCTCTCCGTCACCACCGGCCCACAGCGCGCGACGGGCGCGGGCGTCTCCACCCCTTTCAACGAACGACACCTCCCGATCGCACCTTCTCCGCACAAAAGATGCCGAATCGCGATCGCGCCGGGTCCGCTCCGCACACCGCCACTGGGAAGGTGTCAGCCATGCACCCGTCCGCCGCTCCCGCCGCCCGTCGGCTCGTCGCCCGACACGCCCTGTGGGCGCTCGGTGGCACGCTGCTGTTCGGCGCGCTGCTCGGGCTGGTGGCGAGCGACTGGGGCCCGCTGATCCGGTTCGACGAGCACTGGATCGACTCCCTCCACGGCTATGCCCGCCGCCACACGGCGTGGACGGCGTCGATGCAGACGCTCGGCGACATCACCGGCACGGCCACCATGCGTGCACTGCTGCTCGGTGCCGCGGTCTGGCTGTGGGCGATCAGGGCCCGCACGCTCGCCTCCTGGGCTGCCGTCCAGGCCGCCCTCGGCTGGGCACTGGCGATCGGCCTCGCGAACGCCGTCGGCCGGGCCCGCCCGCACTTCGCCGACCCGGTCGCGCACGCCGACGGCCCGGCCTTCCCCTCCGGGCACGCGATGGCCTCGGGGATCACCTGCGCCGCCCTGGTGGCCCTGGTCTGGCCGCTGGCCGGGCGGGCCGGCCGGATCTGGGCGGGGTGCGCCGCGGGGGTCGCCGTCCTGGCGGTCGGCTGGAGCCGGATCGCCGTGGGGGTGCACTGGCCGAGCGACGTCCTGGGCGGGTGGCTCGCCGCCGCCGCCCTGCTCGGCTGGGTGACGGTCGTCGTGGAGCTGTGGCGGCCCGGCGCCCTCGCCCGGGACTTCCGCCGGGTCGACCACCGGACCAGGCCGCGCGTGCAGCGCGTCCTCGCCCGAGGCACACCACCGCCGGGCCGCGACGACGACGGGCTCGACGGCGACGGGCTCGACGGCGACGGCAACGACGAGCGCGACCGCGACAGTGACGGCGACCGCGGCGAGGGCGGCCCGGCCGACCGCCGCCGGGGCCGCCGGGGCGGCTCCGGCGCGGACGGGCCGGACACCGGGGGCGGGGACGACGACCCGGAGGACGGCGACGGCCGGTCCGCTCCCGGCGCCGCCCCGCGGTGGCAGACGAGGCGCGTGTCCACCACCGACGCCGCCGACATGCAGTGAGAAAGCTCACACGGTCGGGCGCCGCCCCCACGGTGAGGGGACACCGATGACGGTCGATCACTCCGAACGGATTGCAGCCGGCGCCGACATAACCGGACATAAGCCCGCAATCCATAACCCTTCGCGCCACAGCGCCCTTCCGGCCCCCGATATCCTCCGTGGACGCAGGGCTGCCGCCCGGGACACCGGCCTCCCCAGGGAGTGCCGCGGTTTGGCAGACTGCTCCGGTTGGGTGCACCTGTGCGGAGGCCCCACAGCCCCACCGCCCAGGCACCGAGTGACGGGGGTCCGATGACCATGAACACCACGGGTGAGTCCCCCGACTCGTACGCGCACCCGGACCCGCCGACCATGGCCCTGCGCAAGATCCCGGCGCAGCCGCCGGAGGCCGGGCGCGCCGGCGACCCGGCGCAGGCCGGACACCCCGGCGCGGTCCCGCAGCCCGGTGTCCCCGCCCAGCCCGGTACGCCGCCGCAGGCGCCCGCCACCGTGCCTGCGCAGCGCCAGGGCGAGGCCCCGGCCGCG
This genomic window from Streptomyces sp. TLI_235 contains:
- a CDS encoding RNA polymerase sigma factor (sigma-70 family) — translated: MATRAVVRDRAARTRSARPTNLEADRDLVGMYLDEIARTPLLDAAEEVQLSLRIEAGVYAQHLLDDGALPEGVTREELEAIAEDAERAKDVFIRSNLRLVVAVARRYPRSGLPLLDLIQEGNAGLVRAVEKFDYAKGFKFSTYATWWIRQAITRSIADQSRTIRLPVHLVEELGRIRRVQREKSKELGREADPAEIAAELDTTEERIKDVLDWARDPVSLNMSVDDEGETQFGDLVEDTGAVSPEDAVMVMLRREELDDLIGRLDDRTASIIRSRYGMEDGRERTLTEVGKQHGLTRERIRQIEKHALAELKKIADHAGFEAA
- a CDS encoding putative MFS family arabinose efflux permease, producing MTARRTVDDTLSAGTPTPAGPDTAPARVGYAALLRTPGAWTFLVPAFAARLPYAMLSLGIVLLVLDTHGSYGTAGAVAAVSAVAQAVIGPQTGRLADRYGQAAVLLPSVAVHAVSVAALIGLALGHAPAWALFAAAAPAGASVPQIGAMVRARWVSRLSDSPATLNTAFAFESVTDEFTFVVGPVLATAIATTVTPSAALIAEAALTVAGGLAFAAQRRTAPVRHPRTADGRGPSALSSPGVRLLAGAFLGVGTVFGAMQVSVTAFAESVGRGGASGTVYGVFAGGSMLAGVLYGLIAWRRSARSRMLGCYALLVLGCSTLWAMPNLTALSVAGLFCGLAIAPTLITGYTLVETLVADGAKTEAFTWLTGAIGLGLAVGSTAAGRLIDTHGPSAGFLVPLVGAGLGLVALIALRGLLVAPRPAAEAVATSADRPGADGTDTARPVTGTARPGADGVGPRQLVGAGSGR
- a CDS encoding NhaP-type Na+/H+ and K+/H+ antiporter, coding for MTVDHLNAFLLEFSVILLVAVVAVRISTRSGLPSLLIYLGIGIALGHNGLGLAFDNVALAQVLGYAALVVILAEGGLKTSWRAIRPVMPAATVLATVGVAVSVVVTAAGAHWLVGLDWRTSLLLGAIVSSTDAAAVFSVLRTVPLPRRLTGLLEAESGFNDAPVVILVVAFATTGPLDPWYVLVGTILGELAVGAAVGFAVGRVGAWAVKHVALPSSGLYPIAVMALTVLAYAGASLLHGSGFLAVYTAAVILGNSKLPHGPAVRGFADGLAWIGQIGMFVVLGLLVTPSEMGSAIVPALVSGAVLVFLARPASVLLSLTPFRLPWREQALLSWAGLRGAVPIVLATIPMVAAAPRAQEVFNIVFVLVVVFTLLQGPTLPPVARGLRIGEGDLGQDLGIESAPLEKLHGHLLSVSLSPESRMSGVEVGELRLPKGAAVTLVVREGSSFVPERTTILRAGDELLVVTTEEVGEAAERRLRAVDHGGKLAGWLRGH
- a CDS encoding large conductance mechanosensitive channel, producing MKGFKEFALRGNVIDLAVAVVIGAAFTNVINAFVKGVINPIVGLFGTKDLASYRSCLKGPCTLAPNGTVSSGIYIHWGEVLSAVVQFLITAAVVSSSSSCRCCTSWRSARPHRRRSWRQEEVLEAEAQEVVLLTEIRDALVRRG
- a CDS encoding putative FmdB family regulatory protein, yielding MPTYQYQCTECGSGLEAVQKFTDEALTTCPDCQGKLRKVFSAVGVVFKGSGFYRTDSRSSSSSSVSSSNSSSGSSTGSSSSTPAAASTGSTASAPAAG
- a CDS encoding membrane-associated phospholipid phosphatase, coding for MHPSAAPAARRLVARHALWALGGTLLFGALLGLVASDWGPLIRFDEHWIDSLHGYARRHTAWTASMQTLGDITGTATMRALLLGAAVWLWAIRARTLASWAAVQAALGWALAIGLANAVGRARPHFADPVAHADGPAFPSGHAMASGITCAALVALVWPLAGRAGRIWAGCAAGVAVLAVGWSRIAVGVHWPSDVLGGWLAAAALLGWVTVVVELWRPGALARDFRRVDHRTRPRVQRVLARGTPPPGRDDDGLDGDGLDGDGNDERDRDSDGDRGEGGPADRRRGRRGGSGADGPDTGGGDDDPEDGDGRSAPGAAPRWQTRRVSTTDAADMQ